The Actinomycetes bacterium genome includes a window with the following:
- the glgA gene encoding glycogen synthase yields MRVAMLTREFPPDVYGGAGVHVTFLVRELARLADVDVHCFGAARPGATAHQPPAQLADANFSLATLGVDLAMAAAAADADLVHSHTWYANMGGHLAKLLHGIPHVVTAHSLEPRRPWKLEQLGGGYRVSSWIERTAYEAADAVIAVSDGMRTDILDCYPGLDPARLHVVRNGIDTEVYAPDPATDVLERLGVDLDRPYTLFVGRITRQKGVGHLIAAAHRFRPEVQLVLCAGAPDTPEIGAETRAAVEALQAARTGVIWVEDMLPRPDVVQLLTHATVFVCPSVYEPLGIVNLEAMGCQTAVVASDVGGIPEVVLHGETGLLVRFEESEPRGFEAGIAEAVNELVDDPERAAAMGRAGRERAVNEFDWAALAEQTLAVYRALL; encoded by the coding sequence GTGCGTGTTGCGATGTTGACGCGAGAGTTCCCGCCGGATGTCTACGGTGGGGCCGGGGTGCACGTCACGTTCCTGGTCCGCGAGCTGGCCCGGCTGGCCGACGTCGACGTCCACTGCTTCGGGGCTGCGCGGCCCGGCGCCACGGCGCACCAGCCGCCGGCCCAGCTGGCCGACGCCAACTTCTCCCTCGCCACGCTCGGCGTGGACCTGGCCATGGCCGCGGCGGCCGCGGACGCGGACCTGGTGCACTCACACACCTGGTACGCGAACATGGGCGGCCACCTGGCCAAGCTGCTGCACGGGATCCCGCACGTGGTCACCGCCCATTCGCTGGAGCCGCGCCGGCCGTGGAAGCTCGAGCAGCTGGGCGGCGGGTACCGCGTCTCCTCGTGGATCGAGCGGACGGCGTACGAGGCGGCGGACGCCGTCATCGCGGTCAGCGACGGGATGCGGACCGACATCCTCGACTGCTACCCGGGCCTGGACCCGGCCCGGCTGCACGTCGTCCGCAACGGCATCGACACCGAGGTGTACGCCCCGGACCCGGCGACCGACGTCCTGGAGCGGCTCGGGGTGGACCTCGACCGGCCATACACGCTGTTCGTCGGCCGGATCACCCGGCAGAAGGGCGTCGGGCACCTGATCGCCGCGGCGCACCGGTTCCGCCCCGAGGTCCAGCTGGTGCTGTGCGCCGGCGCGCCGGACACCCCGGAGATCGGGGCCGAGACCAGGGCCGCCGTGGAGGCGCTTCAGGCCGCGCGCACCGGTGTCATCTGGGTCGAGGACATGCTGCCCCGGCCGGACGTCGTCCAGCTGCTGACCCACGCCACCGTGTTCGTCTGCCCCTCGGTCTACGAGCCGCTGGGCATCGTCAACCTCGAGGCGATGGGCTGCCAGACCGCCGTCGTGGCCTCGGACGTCGGCGGCATCCCCGAGGTCGTCCTCCACGGCGAGACCGGGCTGCTCGTGCGCTTCGAGGAGAGCGAGCCGCGCGGCTTCGAGGCGGGGATCGCCGAGGCGGTCAACGAGCTGGTCGACGACCCCGAGCGGGCCGCGGCCATGGGGCGGGCCGGCCGGGAGCGTGCGGTGAACGAGTTCGACTGGGCCGCGCTGGCCGAGCAGACCCTGGCGGTCTACCGCGCGTTGCTCTGA